In Lates calcarifer isolate ASB-BC8 linkage group LG21, TLL_Latcal_v3, whole genome shotgun sequence, a single window of DNA contains:
- the napab gene encoding N-ethylmaleimide-sensitive factor attachment protein, alpha b, with the protein MDNSGKEKEATALMAEAEKKVKSSQSFFGALFGGSSKLEEACDIYVRAANMYKMAKNWCAAGNAFSQAARLHLQMQSKHDAATNFIDAGNAFKKADPQEAINCLNRAIEIYTDMGRFTIAAKHHITIAEIYETELVDIDKAIAHYEQAADYYKGEESTSSANKCLLKVATYAAQLEQYPKAIEIYEQVGTHAMDSTLLKYSAKDHFFKAALCHFCVDMLNAKLAVQKYEEMFPAFSDSRECKLLKKLLDAYEEQNVDAYTDSVKEYDTISRLDQWLTTMLLRIKKTIQDDESDLR; encoded by the exons ATGGACAATAGcgggaaagaaaaagaagcaacGGCCTTAATGGCGGAGGCCGAAAAGAAAGTGAAGTCCTCGCAGTCGTTTTTCGGAGCGCTGTTTGG GGGATCCTCCAAGCTGGAAGAGGCCTGTGACATATATGTGAGGGCAGCCAACATGTACAAAATGGCCAAGAATTGGTGTG ctgcAGGGAATGCGTTCTCCCAAGCTGCTCGCCTTCACCTGCAGATGCAGAGCAAACACGATGCAGCGACTAACTTCATAGATGCTGGAAATGCCTTTAAAAAAGCAGATCCGCAAG AGGCCATAAACTGCCTAAACCGAGCTATTGAGATATACACCGACATG GGGCGCTTCACCATCGCAGCCAAGCATCACATCACCATCGCTGAAATATATGAGACAGAGCTGGTGGATATCGACAAG GCCATTGCTCATTATGAACAAGCAGCTGATTATTACAAAGGGGAAGAATCCACCAG ctCTGCAAACAAGTGCCTTCTGAAAGTAGCAACCTACGCAGCTCAGCTGGAGCAGTACCCAAAAGCTATTGAGATCTATGAACAG GTTGGAACCCACGCAATGGACAGTACGCTCCTGAAATACAGTGCCAAGGATCATTTCTTCAAGGCAGCGCTCTGTCACTTCTGTGTAGACATGCTGAATGCAAAA CTTGCTGTGCAGAAGTATGAAGAAATGTTTCCGGCTTTTTCAGACTCGAGAGAATGCAAACTGTTGAAG AAACTTCTAGATGCTTATGAAGAACAGAATGTGGATGCCTATACTGATTCG GTGAAGGAATACGACACCATTTCACGGTTGGACCAGTGGCTCACCACCATGCTTCTCCGCATCAAGAAAACCATACAGGACGACGAGAGCGACCTTCGCTGA
- the b3gnt2l gene encoding N-acetyllactosaminide beta-1,3-N-acetylglucosaminyltransferase 2, whose product MRRIHTFSAMVLLVTLFLIFYSTLHLETTYGRRAGPEALLKHLSPQVHDSDVKTQSPKPQSFTRPHPDVHNVSVSDGFRQAIPQNTAYWNRLLYLALRNLDKGENPLRHDSHWYHCRESNLELLQTNVHDFTSYPVLFRDFLQGMNCRSSPVLISQPNKCVSGEGEGANQTFLLFAIKSTPGNFERRQVVRETWGLERVYQRELRVRTVFLLGNSAPDDPDLGPLLSFEAKHFGDVLQWDFRESLLNLTLKMNMFLQWTLKHCPDVSFIFSGDDDVFVNTPALVSYLQSLKASKASQLYVGHVIGSANPLRDPNSKYYIPLSFYEGPYPAYAGGGGFLISGVLLQPLYSVSHVIPFFPIDDVYTGMCAKALGVSPEAHMGFQTFDVKEQDRENLCVHKDLILIHQRSPTQTKKLWKGIHSPLLTC is encoded by the coding sequence ATGAGACGCATTCACACCTTCAGTGCCATGGTCCTCCTCGTCACTTTATTTCTGATCTTCTACTCGACCCTACACCTAGAGACGACCTACGGTCGCAGGGCTGGACCAGAGGCCCTCCTGAAGCATCTTAGCCCCCAGGTCCACGACAGCGATGTGAAGACACAATCCCCCAAGCCTCAAAGCTTCACCAGACCTCACCCTGATGTTCACAATGTGTCTGTTTCCGATGGCTTCAGACAGGCCATTCCTCAAAACACAGCGTACTGGAACCGTCTGCTGTACTTGGCCCTTAGGAATCTGGACAAGGGGGAGAACCCTCTCAGACATGACTCCCATTGGTATCACTGCAGGGAGTCAAATCTAGAGCTCCTGCAAACCAATGTGCACGACTTCACCTCCTACCCTGTCTTATTCCGGGACTTTCTGCAAGGCATGAACTGCAGGTCCTCTCCAGTCTTGATCAGTCAACCCAACAAGTGCGTCTCCGGTGAAGGGGAGGGAGCCAACCAGACCTTCCTGCTGTTTGCCATCAAGTCAACTCCTGGGAACTTTGAGCGTAGACAGGTGGTGCGGGAGACCTGGGGCCTAGAGAGGGTGTATCAGAGAGAACTGAGAGTGCGCACAGTGTTCCTCCTGGGTAACTCCGCGCCGGATGACCCTGACCTCGGTCCACTGCTGTCCTTTGAAGCAAAGCACTTTGGGGACGTCTTGCAGTGGGATTTTAGAGAATCCCTTTTGAACCTGACGCTTAAAATGAACATGTTCCTCCAGTGGACCCTGAAACACTGTCCTGATGTCTCCTTCATTTTTAGCGGGGATGATGATGTATTTGTCAACACACCAGCATTAGTCAGCTACCTGCAGTCTCTGAAGGCCTCTAAAGCATCTCAGTTGTATGTTGGACATGTCATAGGCTCAGCAAATCCCCTCCGAGACCCCAACAGCAAATACTACATTCCTCTGAGCTTCTACGAAGGCCCATACCCTGCCTATGCTGGTGGAGGCGGTTTTCTTATCTCTGGAGTTTTGCTGCAACCCTTATATTCAGTTTCACACGTCATTCCTTTCTTCCCCATCGATGATGTCTACACTGGGATGTGTGCCAAGGCTCTGGGAGTTTCTCCTGAGGCACACATGGGTTTTCAGACCTTTGACGTCAAGGAGCAGGATCGTGAGAATCTGTGTGTTCACAAAGATCTTATTCTGATTCACCAGCGCTCTCCAACACAGACCAAGAAGCTGTGGAAGGGCATTCACAGCCCCTTACTGACTTGTTGA
- the bckdha gene encoding 2-oxoisovalerate dehydrogenase subunit alpha, mitochondrial, with protein sequence MAAVSCMNKMYGVCFHAVRQTAGLKASRLLQHRAFRSSAVHRQQPFDSSLEKPQFPGASAEFVDQLEFIQPNVISGIPVYRVMDRQGNIINPSQDPQLSKETVLNFYQKMTLLNTMDRILYESQRQGRISFYMTNYGEEGTHIGSAAALDPNDLVFGQYREAGVLMYRGFPLDKFMAQCYANADDLGKGRQMPVHYGSRDLNFVTISSPLATQIPQAAGAAYAVKRENINRAVICYFGEGAASEGDAHAGFNFSATLECPLIFFCRNNGYAISTPTNEQYRGDGIAARGPGYGMLSIRVDGNDVFAVYNATKEARRRAVAENQPFLIEAMTYRIGHHSTSDDSSAYRSVDEVNYWDKQDHPISRLRHYMTARGWWSEDDERSWRKQSRKTVMEAFETAERRLKPNPELLFTDVYLEMTPSLEKQRESLWRHVQQYKEHYPLDLYDK encoded by the exons ATGGCGGCTGTGAGCTGTATGAACAAAATGTATGGAGTGTGTTTTCACGCCGTTCGTCAGACGGCAGGACTGAAGGCATCGAGGCTGCTTCAGCACAGAGCCTTCAGGAGCAGT GCCGTGCACCGGCAGCAGCCCTTTGACTCATCACTGGAAAAGCCGCAATTCCCTGGAGCCTCAGCCGAGTTTGTTGATCAGCTTGAGTTCATCCAGCCCAATGTCATCTCTGGGATCCCAGTGTACCGGGTGATGGACAGGCAAGGAAATATCATCAACCCCTCCCAAGACCCTCAG ctttCCAAAGAGactgttttgaatttttatcaGAAGATGACTCTGCTGAACACAATGGACCGCATTCTTTATGAGTCTCAGAGACAG GGTCGGATCTCCTTCTACATGACCAACTATGGTGAAGAGGGGACACATATTGGTAGTGCTGCTGCTCTTGACCCAAATGACCTGGTCTTTGGTCAATACAGAGAAGCTG GAGTGTTGATGTACCGTGGTTTTCCTCTGGACAAGTTCATGGCTCAGTGCTACGCCAATGCCGATGACCTCGGTAAGGGGCGGCAGATGCCCGTCCACTATGGCTCCAGAGACCTGAACTTTGTaactatctcctctcctctggccACCCAGATTCCTCAAG cgGCTGGAGCTGCATACGCAgtcaagagagaaaacatcaacCGTGCTGTAATCTGTTATTTCGGAGAGGGAGCAGCCAGTGAAGGGGACGCACACGCTGGCTTCAACTTCTCTGCCACCCTCGAGTGCCCATTGATATTCTTCTGTCGAAACAATGGCTACGCCATCTCTACCCCCACCAACGAGCAGTACAGAGGAGATGGCATTG CTGCTCGTGGTCCGGGTTATGGAATGCTGTCCATCCGTGTCGATGGTAATGATGTCTTTGCTGTGTACAACGCTACAAAGGAAGCTCGCCGCAGGGCCGTGGCTGAGAACCAGCCCTTCCTCATTGAGGCAATGACCTACAG AATTGGTCACCACAGCACCAGTGACGACAGCTCGGCTTACCGCTCGGTGGACGAGGTGAACTACTGGGACAAGCAGGACCATCCCATCTCCAGGCTGAGACATTACATGACGGCCCGCGGCTGGTGGAGCGAAGATGAcgagaggagctggaggaagcaGTCCCGCAAGACGGTGATGGAGGCGTTCGAGACGGCCGAGAGGCGCCTGAAGCCCAATCCCGAACTGCTGTTCACAGACGTGTACCTGGAGATGACGCCCAGCctggaaaagcagagagaatcTCTGTGGAGGCACGTGCAGCAGTACAAAGAGCACTACCCACTTGACCTGTATGATAAATAA